GCGGGCGAACTCAGCCGCACCGTCCTGGTCACGACCGGCGCGATCACCAAGCGGGTCGACCGGCTCGAGCAGCGTGGTCTGGTGGCTCGGACCGTCACGGAGGCCGATTCGCGCGGCCGCCTCGTCACGCTCACCGCGGCGGGCGTCGCGCTGACCGACGAGCTCATCGCCGTCCACCTGGACAACCAGCGCCGGCTTCTGGCCGGGCTCGGCGAGGACGAACAGGCGGCGCTCGCGGATCTGCTGGAGCGACTCGCTCTCGGGCTGCCCCCGGCGGGTGGCTGAGGAGGCTTTCGGTGAGAGGCCCTGGGGCGTCTAGAGGTCGGCGAGGGTGCTGTCCACGGTGTCCAGCAGGGCCTGCCGGTTTCGCTGGACGCGGCCGAGCACGCGCAGTCCGTAGTACGTGCTCTGGACACGGCGGGCGAGGGCGCGGAGGTCGCCGGTGGAGCGGATCTCGCCGCTGTGGCGGCCGGCGGCGAGGATCGCGTACAGCTCGTTCTCGACCCGGTCGAAGCTGCGCTGTACGGCGTCCCTGACGTCCTGGTCCGGGCCGGAGGCCTCGACGGCGGCATGGATCGCGAAGCAGCCGCGGCCGTCGGCCTCGTCGAGGTCCGCGTCGACGGCGTGGAGCATCATCGCGCGCAGGCGGTCCTTGACGGGGCCGGGGCCCTGGAGCAGTGCGACCTGCTCGGCGGTGCGGGTCTCGTAGTAGCGGTGGAGGGCGCGGAGGTAGAGCGGGCGCTTGCCGCCGAAGGCGTTGTAGAGGCTCGACGGCCCGAGGCCCGTGCTGTCGCAGAGATCGCGGGTCGACGTGCCCTCGTAGCCGTGCCGCCAGAACGTCTCCATGGCCGCGGTCACGACACGCTCCTCGTCGAACTCTCGCGGCCTGGCCATGCTCCCACCCTAAGACGTCCGCCCCCGGGGTCAGGAGGCGGTGGCGACCGCTTCGATCTCGATCAGCCAGGCGGGGTCCGCCAGCGCGGCGACCTGGACGAAGGTCTCCGCGGGGAAGGGCGGGGCGTAGTGCTTCGCGCGGAGGGCGGCGAAGGCCTCCTGATGGGAGGGGGAGAGGTCCGTGGCGAAGACGGTGAGCTTCACCAGCCGGTCGAGGCCGGAGCCGGCGTTGGTCAGGACGGTGGACACGTTGGCCAGGGCCTGGGCGGCCTGCGCCGCGAAATCGCCGTGGCCGACGGTGGTTCCGTGTGCGTCGATCGGGGCTTGTCCGGAGGTGAAGACCAGGCCGCCCACCCGGATGCCGAGGGAGATGCCGGCCTCCTCGTACCAGTCGGGGTCCGCCGTGACGCGGACGCGGGTGAAGGGCGGAGGGGAGGTCGGTGTCATGGCGGCTGCTCCTTCTGTTCCTTCGGTGAACCTGCGTTGACCCTTCGTCAGGTGGACCGTAGCAGGTTTTGGAGCGATCGATTCAGAATGAGTGATGACGGGGGTGCTTTCGGGGCGGTTGCCTTCTTTCCCGTCGTCCTGGTCCGTCAGTGCGCGTCGGGGGCGAGCTCCCGCAGGACCGCGATCCCCTCGTGGGCCAGCGCCTCCGCGTGCCTGTTGCCCAGCCTCCGGGCCAGTTCCAGGGCCTGGCGGTGCAGCCGCAGGGCCTCGTCGGGGAGGCCCGCGAGCCGGCAGGTCTCGGCGTAACCGTCCAGGAAGTGGATCTTCCAGTGCTCCTCGAAGACCTCGTCGAGCAGCGCGAACGCCTCCCGGTGACTGGCCAGAGCCTCCTCGTACCGCCCCATCTGCCGCAGCGCGACGCCCCGGCAGTTGAGGCACCACGCCTGGTTGTGGAGGTGCCCGTCGTCACGGGCCACCGCCAGCGCCCGCCCCAGGTGCTCCACCGCCTCCTCGGGCCGATCGGGCGCGACGGCCACACCGAGAGTGATCCGGGCGGTCAGCGCGGGCGGCCAAGTGGGGTCCGTGTGGGGGATGCCCAGCACCTCCCGGGCCCGCCGCGCCGCCTCCTCCCGGTGGCCCAGCTGGAGCATCGCCCAGGCCTCCGACGCGGCCGCGTGGGCCGCACCCGTCGGGCTGCCTGCCTGCTCGTACAGCTTCCCCGCCAGCCGGAAGAGGTCGAGCGGTTCCTCGACGTGTCCCGCGTCCCAGCTCAGGTAGCCGCGGCGCAGGGCCAGTTCGGCCTCCGCCCGGGTGTCCCCCGCGCGGGCCGCCTGCACCTCGGCCGCGTCGTACGAGGCGGTGGCCTCCGCCATCCGGCCCGCGTTGTAGCGCGCGAAGCCCAGGTCGCTGTACGCCTCGGCCAGTTGCAGCGGATCCCCCAGGCGCTCGGCGGCGGCGAGCGACCGCTCGAAGAGGTAGTTGAGGTGGGACGTGCCGCAGCGGCGGGCGAAGTACGCCCGCAGGAAGCGCGGCAGCTCGCACACGTGCGTGTCGGCGCCGACGGCGGCGGCCGTCTCGAAGGCGGCCAGGAGGTTCCCGTACTCCGTGACGAGCCAGCCGAAGGCCGCGTTCTTGTCCGCGAACCGGGGCAGCACGGCCGGCGGCACGCCGGCGGAGGCAGGGCGCCCGGGCGCCAGGTACGGCATCGCGGCGTCGGCCGCCGCCGTCGCGTGGACGTAGTAGTCCAGTACGCGGTGCAGGGCCCGCTCCCGCGCGGGCGCCGCGTCCTGCTCCGCCACGGCCCGGCGCGCGTGCTGGTGCACCAGGTCGTGCAGCCGGTAGCGGCCCGGCGTCGGCTCCTGGACGAGGTGCGCGTCCACCAGGTCCTCAAGGGACGCCCGCGCCTCGCGCAGCGGCAGGTCCGCGAGGGCCGCCACCACGTACGCGTCGAAGGATTCCCCCGGCAGCAGGCCGAGCAGCCGGAACAGCCGGGCCCGGGCGCGGTCGAGCTGCCGTACGGACATGGCGAACGCCGCACCGAACTCGGCGTCGAACTCGCTCGCGCCCTCGCTCGCACCCTCCGACATCCGCTCGACGAGGATCCCCACGGTCCAGCCCGGCCGGTGCCGCAGCCGTGCCGCGGCCAGCCGCAGGGCGAGCGGCAGCCGGCCGCACAGCCGCAGCACCTCGGCGGCGGCCTCCGGATCGCGCGCGAGCCTGCTGTCGGGGCCGCCCGGGTCGCCGCTGGCGCGGGCCAGCAGCTCCGCGCTCTCCGCCGGGCTCAGCACGTCGAGCGAGACCGGGGGCACCTCGTCCAGCCCGAGGAGACGGTTGCGGCTCGTGATCAGGGCGACGGACGGCCCGGCGCCGGGCAGCAGCGGGCGGACCTGGTCGGCGTCGGCGGCGTTGTCGAGGACCACGACGACCCGGCGGCGCGCCAGCTCCGACCGCCAGCAGGCGGCCAGCTCCTCGACGCCCTCGCGCGGGACCTTCTCGGAGGGGACGTCGAGCGCGGCGAGCAGCATCCGCAGCGCGGAGTCGGGGTCGAGCGGCGGCCGGCCCTCGGTGAAGCCATGGAGGTCCACATAGAGCTGGGCGTCCGGGAAATCGGCGGCGAGGCGGTGCGCGGCGTGGACCGCGAGGCAGGTCTTGCCCACGCCCGCCATGCCGTCGACGGAGACCGCCCGGTGGCTCTCGACGGCCGCGAACACGGCGGCGAGCCGCTCCTCGCGCCCCGTGAAGTCGGGCACGTCGCGCGGCAGGTCGTTGCGGGGCAGCGGCCGGATCTGCCGACTGCTCTTCGGGGGCGGGGGCAGGGGGTTCGAGGTCCGCTCCCACAGCGGCCGCAGGGGGCGGGGGTCCCGCTTCACCAGGCGGCACAGGGCGACGACCGCGGGCCAGGGCGGCACGGTCCGGCCGTTGAGGTAGCGCGAGAGCGACGAGGAGCTGAGGCCGGTGTCCCGCGCGAGGGCCCGTACGCCGAGCCCGGACAGCTCGTGGAGCAGGCGCAGCCGGGCGGCCAGCTCCTCCTGCGGGTCGGCGCCCGAGGCTCTCGCGTGTGAGTCGGCCGGTCGTGCGTCCATGGTTCCCCCGTCTTCGTGTCCTGCTGTGGTGCTGTGATCCCGTCCCGCGCGGGGCGAAGTCTTCCGATCCAACTCGCCGCAGGTCAAGGCTGTTTCACCTGTCCCACGGTGTCCCACCGCGATGGCCGCGGCGGGCGGAACGGGCTGTCATGGAGTCACGCCCCGAGGGAACGGGGCACCGACCCGGAAGAGGTGAAGAGGTGCGGAGCGAACCGCGGTCCCGTATGAGGAACCCCGTCGCCGTGCTGCCCGCCGCGACGCGGCCCGTCCAGGAACTCCTCGACGCCGTGCGCTCCGGAGGCGTGGACGGGCAGACGCTGGAACTGATCCACCTGCGGATCAGCCAGATCAACGGCTGCGCCGCCTGCGTCGACGGCGGCGCCAGGACGGCCCGTGCGGCCGGCGTGAGCGACGAGCGGCTGGCCGCGGTCGCCGCCTGGCGCGAGGCCCCGTACTTCACCGCGGCGGAGCGGGCGGCCCTCGGGCTCGCCGAGGCCGCGA
The sequence above is a segment of the Streptomyces sp. NBC_01255 genome. Coding sequences within it:
- a CDS encoding MarR family winged helix-turn-helix transcriptional regulator, whose protein sequence is MQADAIAAIVDQWRRERPDLDATPMLVIGRLFRLTDALDQLLRPPFAAAGLGSGDFDVLAALRRSGEPYALSAGELSRTVLVTTGAITKRVDRLEQRGLVARTVTEADSRGRLVTLTAAGVALTDELIAVHLDNQRRLLAGLGEDEQAALADLLERLALGLPPAGG
- a CDS encoding TetR/AcrR family transcriptional regulator yields the protein MARPREFDEERVVTAAMETFWRHGYEGTSTRDLCDSTGLGPSSLYNAFGGKRPLYLRALHRYYETRTAEQVALLQGPGPVKDRLRAMMLHAVDADLDEADGRGCFAIHAAVEASGPDQDVRDAVQRSFDRVENELYAILAAGRHSGEIRSTGDLRALARRVQSTYYGLRVLGRVQRNRQALLDTVDSTLADL
- a CDS encoding RidA family protein, whose amino-acid sequence is MTPTSPPPFTRVRVTADPDWYEEAGISLGIRVGGLVFTSGQAPIDAHGTTVGHGDFAAQAAQALANVSTVLTNAGSGLDRLVKLTVFATDLSPSHQEAFAALRAKHYAPPFPAETFVQVAALADPAWLIEIEAVATAS
- a CDS encoding ATP-binding protein, coding for MDARPADSHARASGADPQEELAARLRLLHELSGLGVRALARDTGLSSSSLSRYLNGRTVPPWPAVVALCRLVKRDPRPLRPLWERTSNPLPPPPKSSRQIRPLPRNDLPRDVPDFTGREERLAAVFAAVESHRAVSVDGMAGVGKTCLAVHAAHRLAADFPDAQLYVDLHGFTEGRPPLDPDSALRMLLAALDVPSEKVPREGVEELAACWRSELARRRVVVVLDNAADADQVRPLLPGAGPSVALITSRNRLLGLDEVPPVSLDVLSPAESAELLARASGDPGGPDSRLARDPEAAAEVLRLCGRLPLALRLAAARLRHRPGWTVGILVERMSEGASEGASEFDAEFGAAFAMSVRQLDRARARLFRLLGLLPGESFDAYVVAALADLPLREARASLEDLVDAHLVQEPTPGRYRLHDLVHQHARRAVAEQDAAPARERALHRVLDYYVHATAAADAAMPYLAPGRPASAGVPPAVLPRFADKNAAFGWLVTEYGNLLAAFETAAAVGADTHVCELPRFLRAYFARRCGTSHLNYLFERSLAAAERLGDPLQLAEAYSDLGFARYNAGRMAEATASYDAAEVQAARAGDTRAEAELALRRGYLSWDAGHVEEPLDLFRLAGKLYEQAGSPTGAAHAAASEAWAMLQLGHREEAARRAREVLGIPHTDPTWPPALTARITLGVAVAPDRPEEAVEHLGRALAVARDDGHLHNQAWCLNCRGVALRQMGRYEEALASHREAFALLDEVFEEHWKIHFLDGYAETCRLAGLPDEALRLHRQALELARRLGNRHAEALAHEGIAVLRELAPDAH
- a CDS encoding carboxymuconolactone decarboxylase family protein yields the protein MRNPVAVLPAATRPVQELLDAVRSGGVDGQTLELIHLRISQINGCAACVDGGARTARAAGVSDERLAAVAAWREAPYFTAAERAALGLAEAATRLADRPDAVTDEVWDTAATYYDEKRLAAIILMVGVTNLFNRLNATTRQIAGAYRP